A region of Xylocopa sonorina isolate GNS202 chromosome 13, iyXylSono1_principal, whole genome shotgun sequence DNA encodes the following proteins:
- the LOC143430338 gene encoding sterol O-acyltransferase 1 isoform X1, giving the protein MTENCNQSVETLNKHDMEPTKSEKSQVHDVIKTELQQHMKELTRDVLELVDNRMNDVLAEVVQKVDRIVSNGTRDLVDSEKYSNRTKPTRQDTLPGKQFLQRNSLLTDLYEIKHIRTIYNLIVSTLIILLIHTAAYDIRHTGSPNLGIDTVRAGFAKFSVVLYVWPLMKISALGVYAAFCYWATHHLEFPPNSFSRKAWNYTWLACFILYQTLTIVLPTKAVLDNDLPIACTMIILMEQIRLLMKTYAFVRTVAPRFLSYKPHSETSRPEPPDFSKYLYFMFAPTLIYQDKYPRSDKIRWRVILVNFLEVFTIIFFVALIYERLLYLNYRDFGKQPIDLGMIILNVLSSMLPGILMFVCGFYLLLHSWMNAFAELLRFADKMFYKDWWNSICFSSYYRTWNIVVHDWLYTYIYKDMYEIITPQNKTLAVCAVFAISSIFHEYILIFTGRFFYPIMLFLFGVIGLSMVFIFKSAGNVVLWFSLSAGSGTMVSLYCMEYFARINCPPIYDDFWDLMIPRTLTCAYK; this is encoded by the exons ATGACTGAGAATTGCAACCAGTCCGTCGAGACGTTAAACAAACACG ATATGGAGCCTACGAAATCAGAGAAAAGTCAAGTGCACGATGTTATTAAAACCGAATTACAGCAGCATATGAAG GAACTTACGCGAGACGTTTTGGAGCTCGTCGACAACCGAATGAACGATGTGCTAGCGGAAGTGGTGCAAAAAGTGGACAGAATAGTCTCGAATGGAACACGAGATCTCGTCGATTCAGAAAAATACTCAAACAGAAC AAAACCAACGAGGCAGGACACTTTGCCCGGCAAGCAATTTCTCCAGAGGAATTCTTTGTTGACAGACCTATATGAAATCAAACATATCCGAACCATCTATAATCTCATTGTATCAACATTGATAATTTTGCTGATACATACCGCTGCCTATGATATTCGACATACGGGCTC ACCCAATCTCGGAATCGATACGGTACGTGCTGGTTTTGCCAAGTTCTCGGTAGTCCTTTATGTCTGGCCACTTATGAAAATTTCAGCCCTGGGAGTCTACGCTGCTTTTTGTTATTGGGCCACTCACCACCTCGAATTTCCGCCAAACT CGTTTAGCAGGAAAGCTTGGAATTACACATGGCTGGCATGTTTCATTCTCTATCAGACTTTAACAATCGTGTTGCCTACAAAAGCTGTACTGGACAACGACTTGCCGATAGCTTGTACCATGATCATTCTTATGGAACAG ATCCGTTTACTGATGAAAACTTATGCTTTCGTGAGAACCGTGGCGCCAAGATTTTTGTCCTACAAACCACATTCAGAAACGTCACGACCAGAGCCACCTGATTTTTCTAAGTACCTCTATTTCATGTTCGCGCCAACTTTGATTTATCAGGACAAATATCCAAG GTCGGACAAGATTCGATGGAGAGTTATTCTGGTCAACTTCCTCGAAGTGTTTACGATCATCTTTTTCGTGgcgcttatatacgaaagatTGTTGTATCTAAACTATCGAGACTTTGGAAAACAACCAATCGATTTAGGAATGATTATATTAAATGTTCTAAGTTCGATGCTGCCTGGAATTCTCATGTTCGTATGCGGCTTTTATCTTCTTCTGCACTCTTGGATGAACGCTTTCGCTGAATTATTGCGATTTGCCGACAAAATGTTTTACAAG GATTGGTGGAACTCGATCTGCTTCAGCTCGTACTATCGAACCTGGAACATCGTTGTCCACGACTGGCTGTACACGTACATCTACAAGGACATGTACGAGATCATCACGCCGCAGAACAAGACGCTGGCCGTCTGCGCTGTTTTCGCCATCTCCTCGATCTTCCACGAGTACATCCTTATTTTCACCGGTCGCTTCTTCTATCCTATAATGCTGTTCCTGTTTGGTGTCATTGGTCTCAGCATGGTGTTCATATTTAAATCGGCCGGAAACGTGGTCCTCTGGTTCAGCTTGAGCGCTGGCAGCGGCACGATGGTCAGCCTTTATTGCATGGAGTACTTCGCGAGGATCAATTGTCCGCCTATCTATGACGATTTCTGGGATCTTATGATACCAAGAACATTAACGTGTGCTTACAAGTGA
- the Med1 gene encoding mediator complex subunit 1, whose protein sequence is MDVANGQKPLGGQPSATGGSGMDKGKEWQMELLMEKLRSKASTFKSLVETAKSLRMAMLDKRFAIDSSEKGQLQKCLDTLQHSIKVTSLQSMVERLESLTRQLGLKFMMSGPPGTELFISSDMFFLEVLLEPTGVVKDVKIHHEGKNEQQSCDVLVSCLSRGDFLDFTVQLEGLASIYQLNADKKVKCKAFSALQSLEADLGVLAQLQTFMKEPFNLVHKSPVGILERRRGGHAMKLTYFVSPYDLIDQENRTCDALNSEVVIKRKIGHSVTVCMEGSTAHKLPTSSIIAVNRSPTGKSTPSYAPLTGTNSSVLPACFVLKLAKKMPMCMELVRRIQKVTELECGDISAPHPLLSLIVQHASEGQLDCRNNRGLYVTLPDQQHCYFMTENKNMEGVLVCSIPFTHPAHVPQILVYLRQQALFNTLIASCVRPMARQDPEHATIFEVSALSWQHISVSLEHPFEETMATAELDLTDISALKCKLYGISITNTEQTSDLTGKVLQKCLSIPLTMRILMKSWESRDSLSSTMNNLNSGNGSYNMNLGSGKDQNNQNGSGMPDFTNGETKIKESGLNNGNGTMGRQQSSQQQQQQQQQQQQQQQQQQQQQQQQQQQQSFLDAGTENSIGFPSYSGQSDTTTTAMLNPIQLGALLGQAKNSMANPMNERTKKTRKRKTADGIWRSPKRKGDESAEILLESSSSDSTPLGTPTGGRENLNETRTSTPTSATSLTSGLDFSNLDPTDILGTDKSSDYDIDNESEITEVHDLQDVEELIKRDRKSRKREEKKSPIIFEENKSLVPPSVSITPISSSSLGQATNYNSVLTGMGLERRPGIEIIPIVSSPQTTLPSSITITPIAGPTQSKSLTDERRERKSSKGKSTEDKGKLEKRRKRKREDSPMGPPPDKIPTKQDPLSKPVSVSIKPTESPPNLSSRPSSPATTLRKFSPSPTHTSPLALVGKSSPTLKQSTNKPVQSPKHSPVYSSSPKHTPVPASVSPKHGTSSPKHGNSASTGKPSMSALKSAANSPSSKTTDTGQSKLKSSSSSSSKDSNREKERKTSSLAFGGSSGHQSPKTKSSSGKLKQLELIPSGETQSALSTSGGSTPPSGNSELGKSAIAQQQARNRKGSLSAVIDKLKNAQHCTDDGGNGGAKPAAGGGGNTGGQKERSVGGSSNKTAEGKCINKNSSIDTKNPAEYMVKPSSDGMKITINKTRTKDSKSGTNLKLSSSSASVATGTSSSSSVSSATMPGNGSPKTHTGLKPGVSSGPASKKPPSQTSPKLSGSSSSASGGGAGNKTTLLGQKMLSTLKSMSGSNTGSGNGAGGISVGSSGSGGLLSKGVMSSKSSSSPKTTSSGVTDLSRNRDKSRLSKSDKSIFPTKGIGDTRKSSPSGLREESESERAFKLLAAHASMSNLSNLPNLPPQLVVEGLRKQLDTKFQIPKLSARANADSSDKKSEKMSMLPDSGKTLDNLATKQTTEQGKLQTLSSASTAVSKGTTDDQTNQGRRDHVQTKPDNLSMTSAASVINLGTDSTSSLLLPSLSSSGSHDLDIPTNLSMQSTENESRDKESSIGRSNAQFLGSSLNSTAAGKDDASSSGPVMAVLAKGSDVQPTSKPVYSTMMTGTITSGNGIATANSGNGTTESLNLSIKPVDATMTKYKSDEKKQQQSQPVQQQQQQSQQQASQLQQQSQQPSQQSPQVPSSGGTSASSSMGTTVSTEGPSSALKGTSTEVPSQEAAEILLDFSTPKDVAKSLNFTSIPERAMTQAASVRRNTPPPPPPAFPASPSVSVHIVKSPAPSPRVIPPSPHSASPCITDDELMDEALVGMGK, encoded by the exons ATGGATGTTGCGAACGGACAAAAGCCCCTCG GTGGGCAGCCTTCTGCCACTGGTGGTTCAGGGATGGATAAAGGAAAAGAGTGGCAGATGGAATTGCTCATGGAAAAATTACGATCCAAGGCTTCGACGTTCAAGTCCTTGGTGGAAACTGCCAAAAGTTTGCGAATGGCTATGCTG GATAAAAGGTTCGCAATTGATAGCAGCGAGAAAGGTCAGCTACAAAAATGTTTGGATACCCTGCAACATTCCATAAAAGTGACTTCTTTGCAATCTATGGTGGAGCGTTTGGAGAGTTTAACCAGACAATTGGG CTTAAAGTTTATGATGTCTGGTCCACCAGGTACAGAGTTGTTTATCTCTTCAGATATGTTCTTTTTGGAGGTTCTCTTGGAACCAACAGGTGTAGTTAAAGATGTTAAAATTCATCATGAAGGAAAAAATGAACAGCAG AGCTGTGATGTATTGGTGTCTTGTTTGTCACGGGGAGACTTCCTTGATTTCACAGTACAATTAGAAGGTTTAGCTTCCATATATCAATTAAACGCCGATAAGAAGGTAAAGTGTAAAGCATTTAGTGCTTTGCAATCGCTGGAGGCAGATCTGGGTGTTTTAGCTCAGTTGCAGACCTTTATGAAAGAACCTTTCAATCTTGTTCATAAAAGTCCAGTTG GCATCCTCGAGCGAAGAAGAGGAGGTCACGCGATGAAGTTGACATACTTTGTTTCTCCTTACGACTTGATAGATCAGGAGAATCGTACCTGTGATGCATTGAATTCAGAAGTAGTTATCAAACGGAAAATTGGTCATTCCGTTACAGTTTGTATGGAAGGTTCGACTGCTCACAAGTTGCCTACATCTAGTATCATAGCTGTAAATAGAAGTCCTACAGGAAAGAG TACCCCATCCTACGCTCCGTTAACTGGTACAAATTCGTCGGTGTTACCCGCTTGTTTCGTATTGAAGCTTGCAAAAAAGATGCCGATGTGCATGGAACTGGTGCGCAGGATACAGAAAGTAACGGAACTggaatgcggagatatctctgCTCCTCATCCGCTGCTTAGTTTGATTGTTCAGCACGCCAGCGAAGGGCAACTGGATTGTCGGAACAACAGAGGACTTTACGTT ACTCTACCGGATCAGCAGCATTGTTACTTCATGACGGAGAACAAAAACATGGAGGGCGTGTTAGTATGTAGCATCCCTTTCACTCATCCGGCGCACGTTCCACAAATCTTGGTGTACTTGCGTCAGCAAGCGCTGTTCAATACTTTGATCGCTAGTTGCGTTAGACCTATGGCACGGCAAGATCCGGAACACGCGACCATATTCGAAGTGAGCGCTTTATCATGGCAACACATATCGGTAAGTTTGGAGCATCCGTTCGAGGAGACAATGGCTACTGCGGAGCTGGATCTGACGGATATCTCTGCACTCAAATGTAAATTGTACGGAATAAGTATAACGAACACGGAACAGACATCAGACCTGACCGGGAAAGTCCTGCAGAAATGCTTAAGTATCCCTCTGACGATGAGAATTCTCATGAAATCGTGGGAGAGCCGCGACTCTTTGAGTAGTACGATGAACAATCTGAACAGTGGTAACGGAAGTTACAATATGAATCTTGGCTCTGGCAAAGATCAAAACAACCAGAATGGTTCTGGCATGCCTGACTTCACCAATGGAGAAACGAAAATCAAGGAATCAGGCTTGAACAATGGTAACGGTACTATGGGGAGGCAGCAGTCGtcgcaacaacagcaacagcagcagcaacaacagcagcagcagcagcagcagcaacaacaacaacaacaacaacaacagcagcagcagtctTTTTTAGATGCCGGAACGGAGAATAGTATCGGTTTTCCGTCTTATTCCGGCCAATCCGATACCACGACTACTGCGATGTTAAACCCCATACAATTGGGAGCGTTACTTGGACAGGCAAAAAACTCCATGGCCAATCCGATGAACGAGCGCACGAAAAAAACGCGTAAGAGAAAAACTGCGGACGGTATTTGGCGAAGTCCCAAAAGGAAAGGGGACGAGAGCGCTGAAATATTGCTGGAAAGCTCTAGCTCGGATTCGACGCCTCTTGGGACGCCGACCGGTGGTAGAGAAAATCTAAACGAGACCAGGACATCCACGCCTACGTCTGCCACGAGTTTGACGAGCGGTCTGGATTTTTCGAATCTGGATCCAACGGATATATTGGGAACAGATAAAAGTTCTGATTACGATATCGACAACGAGAGCGAGATAACGGAAGTTCATGATTTGCAAGACGTCGAAGAATTGATCAAGCGCGATCGCAAGTCGAGGAAGAGGGAAGAGAAAAAGAGTCCGATAATATTCGAAGAAAACAAAAGTCTGGTGCCGCCATCAGTAAGTATAACGCCAATTTCAAGCAGTAGTTTGGGTCAGGCTACAAACTATAACTCTGTACTTACTGGGATGGGTTTGGAAAGGAGGCCAGGTATTGAGATAATACCGATAGTGTCGTCGCCGCAAACCACTTTGCCGAGCTCCATCACTATAACCCCGATAGCCGGCCCGACACAGTCGAAAAGTCTAACGGACGAGCGTAGAGAGCGTAAAAGTTCGAAGGGAAAGTCAACGGAGGATAAGGGAAAGCTGGAGAAGAGACGCAAGCGTAAGAGAGAAGACAGTCCTATGGGACCGCCGCCGGATAAGATACCGACTAAACAAGACCCTTTGTCGAAACCGGTTTCCGTCAGCATCAAACCGACAGAATCGCCTCCGAATTTAAGCTCGCGTCCTTCGTCACCCGCTACAACCTTACGAAAATTTAGTCCCTCCCCGACGCATACCAGCCCACTCGCGCTCGTAGGTAAGTCCAGTCCTACATTGAAACAATCGACGAACAAGCCGGTGCAAAGTCCCAAACATTCTCCGGTCTATAGCAGTAGTCCGAAGCACACGCCAGTACCTGCCAGCGTGAGCCCGAAACACGGTACCTCGTCGCCCAAGCACGGCAACTCTGCCAGTACCGGTAAACCGAGTATGTCGGCGCTGAAATCCGCAGCGAATTCACCATCGAGTAAAACCACCGACACCGGACAATCGAAGTTAAAGTCTTCCTCCTCGTCGTCGAGCAAAGACTCGAACCGCGAGAAGGAGAGAAAGACGTCCTCGTTAGCGTTCGGTGGATCGAGCGGCCATCAGAGCCCGAAAACGAAATCGTCCAGCGGTAAGTTGAAACAACTGGAATTAATTCCTAGCGGGGAGACGCAGTCCGCGTTGTCCACCAGCGGCGGTAGCACGCCGCCGTCTGGCAATTCGGAGCTCGGCAAGTCGGCCATCGCGCAACAACAGGCGAGAAACAGGAAAGGCTCGTTGAGCGCGGTTATCGATAAGTTGAAGAACGCTCAGCATTGCACGGATGATGGTGGCAATGGTGGAGCGAAACCAGCGGCTGGCGGAGGTGGTAATACCGGCGGTCAAAAAGAGAGAAGCGTCGGAGGCTCGTCGAACAAGACAGCAGAGGGGAAGTGTATCAACAAAAATTCGTCTATAGATACTAAAAATCCAGCCGAGTATATGGTGAAGCCTAGTTCCGATGGTATGAAGATAACGATCAACAAAACTCGCACGAAAGATTCCAAGTCCGGTACCAATCTCAAATTGTCTTCGTCCTCGGCATCCGTTGCGACTGGAACGTCTTCGAGTTCGTCCGTGTCGTCGGCGACCATGCCTGGAAATGGTTCGCCGAAAACGCACACAGGTTTAAAACCAGGGGTGAGCTCTGGTCCCGCGTCGAAGAAGCCGCCATCTCAGACGTCTCCGAAGTTGTCCGGTTCGTCTTCTTCCGCGTCTGGCGGTGGTGCGGGGAACAAGACGACTTTATTGGGACAGAAAATGCTCTCCACCTTGAAGTCTATGTCGGGGTCGAATACTGGAAGTGGTAACGGTGCCGGAGGGATTAGCGTTGGGAGTAGCGGTAGCGGTGGATTGCTTTCGAAGGGTGTGATGTCCTCCAAGTCGTCGAGTTCCCCGAAGACAACTAGTTCCGGTGTAACGGATCTCAGTCGTAATCGTGATAAATCTCGGTTATCGAAGTCCGATAAGAgtatatttcctacgaaggggATCGGCGATACTAGGAAGTCGAGTCCGTCGGGTCTACGGGAGGAGAGCGAGAGCGAGAGAGCGTTCAAATTGTTGGCTGCTCACGCTTCCATGTCGAATTTGTCGAATTTACCGAACTTACCGCCGCAATTGGTTGTCGAAGGTCTCAGGAAGCAGTTGGACACTAAGTTTCAAATACCTAAACTGTCCGCTCGAGCTAACGCGGATTCTAGCGATAAGAAGTCGGAGAAGATGTCGATGCTTCCCGACAGCGGAAAGACGTTGGACAATCTGGCGACGAAGCAGACAACGGAGCAGGGGAAACTGCAGACGTTGTCGAGTGCGTCGACCGCCGTTTCGAAGGGGACAACGGACGATCAAACGAATCAGGGTAGACGAGACCACGTACAAACGAAGCCTGACAATCTGTCCATGACAAGCGCAGCCTCGGTAATAAATCTTGGTACGGACAGTACCAGCAGCCTTCTGCTTCCCAGTTTGTCAAGCAGCGGTTCGCACGATCTAGACATCCCTACGAACCTCTCGATGCAATCGACCGAAAACGAGTCCCGCGACAAAGAGTCCTCGATCGGTAGGAGTAACGCGCAATTTCTCGGTAGCAGCTTGAACTCCACTGCCGCTGGCAAGGACGACGCCAGCAGCAGTGGTCCGGTAATGGCCGTTCTAGCAAAAGGATCCGATGTTCAGCCTACCAGTAAACCCGTGTACTCCACGATGATGACAGGTACGATAACCAGCGGGAACGGGATCGCTACCGCGAACTCTGGCAACGGAACCACGGAGAGCTTAAATCTCAGCATCAAACCCGTGGACGCGACAATGACAAAGTACAAATCCGACGAGAAGAAGCAACAACAATCCCAACCGGtccagcaacagcagcaacagtcGCAGCAACAAGCGTCACAGTTGCAACAACAATCGCAGCAGCCGTCCCAACAGTCCCCGCAAGTCCCGTCTTCCGGAGGAACCTCCGCTTCATCCTCGATGGGAACGACGGTGTCCACGGAGGGCCCTTCGAGCGCGTTGAAGGGGACCAGCACGGAGGTACCGTCCCAGGAGGCCGCCGAAATACTGCTGGACTTCTCCACGCCGAAAGACGTGGCCAAGAGCTTGAACTTCACCAGCATTCCCGAGCGGGCGATGACCCAGGCGGCCTCGGTCCGTAGAAACACACCGCCTCCGCCACCGCCCGCTTTCCCAGCGAGTCCTTCCGTGAGCGTGCACATCGTCAAGAGTCCTGCGCCCTCGCCGAGGGTCATACCGCCCTCGCCGCACTCTGCCTCGCCGTGCATCACGGACGACGAGCTGATGGACGAGGCGCTGGTGGGAATGGGCAAATGA
- the LOC143430338 gene encoding sterol O-acyltransferase 1 isoform X2, translated as MKELTRDVLELVDNRMNDVLAEVVQKVDRIVSNGTRDLVDSEKYSNRTKPTRQDTLPGKQFLQRNSLLTDLYEIKHIRTIYNLIVSTLIILLIHTAAYDIRHTGSPNLGIDTVRAGFAKFSVVLYVWPLMKISALGVYAAFCYWATHHLEFPPNSFSRKAWNYTWLACFILYQTLTIVLPTKAVLDNDLPIACTMIILMEQIRLLMKTYAFVRTVAPRFLSYKPHSETSRPEPPDFSKYLYFMFAPTLIYQDKYPRSDKIRWRVILVNFLEVFTIIFFVALIYERLLYLNYRDFGKQPIDLGMIILNVLSSMLPGILMFVCGFYLLLHSWMNAFAELLRFADKMFYKDWWNSICFSSYYRTWNIVVHDWLYTYIYKDMYEIITPQNKTLAVCAVFAISSIFHEYILIFTGRFFYPIMLFLFGVIGLSMVFIFKSAGNVVLWFSLSAGSGTMVSLYCMEYFARINCPPIYDDFWDLMIPRTLTCAYK; from the exons ATGAAG GAACTTACGCGAGACGTTTTGGAGCTCGTCGACAACCGAATGAACGATGTGCTAGCGGAAGTGGTGCAAAAAGTGGACAGAATAGTCTCGAATGGAACACGAGATCTCGTCGATTCAGAAAAATACTCAAACAGAAC AAAACCAACGAGGCAGGACACTTTGCCCGGCAAGCAATTTCTCCAGAGGAATTCTTTGTTGACAGACCTATATGAAATCAAACATATCCGAACCATCTATAATCTCATTGTATCAACATTGATAATTTTGCTGATACATACCGCTGCCTATGATATTCGACATACGGGCTC ACCCAATCTCGGAATCGATACGGTACGTGCTGGTTTTGCCAAGTTCTCGGTAGTCCTTTATGTCTGGCCACTTATGAAAATTTCAGCCCTGGGAGTCTACGCTGCTTTTTGTTATTGGGCCACTCACCACCTCGAATTTCCGCCAAACT CGTTTAGCAGGAAAGCTTGGAATTACACATGGCTGGCATGTTTCATTCTCTATCAGACTTTAACAATCGTGTTGCCTACAAAAGCTGTACTGGACAACGACTTGCCGATAGCTTGTACCATGATCATTCTTATGGAACAG ATCCGTTTACTGATGAAAACTTATGCTTTCGTGAGAACCGTGGCGCCAAGATTTTTGTCCTACAAACCACATTCAGAAACGTCACGACCAGAGCCACCTGATTTTTCTAAGTACCTCTATTTCATGTTCGCGCCAACTTTGATTTATCAGGACAAATATCCAAG GTCGGACAAGATTCGATGGAGAGTTATTCTGGTCAACTTCCTCGAAGTGTTTACGATCATCTTTTTCGTGgcgcttatatacgaaagatTGTTGTATCTAAACTATCGAGACTTTGGAAAACAACCAATCGATTTAGGAATGATTATATTAAATGTTCTAAGTTCGATGCTGCCTGGAATTCTCATGTTCGTATGCGGCTTTTATCTTCTTCTGCACTCTTGGATGAACGCTTTCGCTGAATTATTGCGATTTGCCGACAAAATGTTTTACAAG GATTGGTGGAACTCGATCTGCTTCAGCTCGTACTATCGAACCTGGAACATCGTTGTCCACGACTGGCTGTACACGTACATCTACAAGGACATGTACGAGATCATCACGCCGCAGAACAAGACGCTGGCCGTCTGCGCTGTTTTCGCCATCTCCTCGATCTTCCACGAGTACATCCTTATTTTCACCGGTCGCTTCTTCTATCCTATAATGCTGTTCCTGTTTGGTGTCATTGGTCTCAGCATGGTGTTCATATTTAAATCGGCCGGAAACGTGGTCCTCTGGTTCAGCTTGAGCGCTGGCAGCGGCACGATGGTCAGCCTTTATTGCATGGAGTACTTCGCGAGGATCAATTGTCCGCCTATCTATGACGATTTCTGGGATCTTATGATACCAAGAACATTAACGTGTGCTTACAAGTGA